The following are encoded in a window of Coriobacteriia bacterium genomic DNA:
- a CDS encoding YitT family protein yields MVSPGLTPSRVLRARPVRDYALMTVGLALTAYGLDAFLIPNKIAAGGVSGLATVIYYTLQEAAGLEVSIALQVLLMNVVLLVIAIQSRGLTYVAKTIFGIVGLSIFIGLFAQFNPVVGSEDLLLAALYGGVISGLGVGLVFKGGGNTGGTDIVAQLLASRFPLGVGQIMLVVDAAVTLLAAIAFGPVLAMYGAVAIFVGSVTIDVVLEGIPVEKAAFIISDQNDAIAQAIVHEMGRGATMLQATGVWTGDERRMLFVVLSRNEIDSLKRVVATLDPTAMVVISDVHETIGEGFKAMPG; encoded by the coding sequence ATGGTGTCGCCCGGGCTGACCCCCTCACGGGTGCTGCGAGCCCGACCCGTACGCGACTATGCCCTCATGACGGTGGGCCTAGCGCTGACCGCTTACGGGCTCGACGCCTTTCTCATTCCGAACAAGATCGCGGCGGGTGGTGTATCGGGCCTGGCGACGGTCATCTACTACACGCTGCAGGAGGCCGCCGGACTCGAGGTGAGCATCGCACTGCAGGTGCTCCTCATGAACGTCGTGCTGCTCGTGATCGCCATCCAATCCCGCGGCTTGACGTACGTGGCCAAGACCATCTTCGGCATCGTCGGTCTGTCGATCTTCATCGGACTGTTCGCCCAGTTCAACCCGGTCGTTGGCTCCGAGGACCTGCTGCTCGCAGCGCTGTACGGCGGCGTCATCAGCGGTCTTGGCGTCGGGCTGGTCTTCAAGGGCGGGGGCAACACCGGAGGGACCGACATCGTGGCCCAGCTGCTGGCGAGCCGATTCCCGCTCGGTGTCGGCCAGATCATGCTGGTAGTGGACGCGGCGGTCACGCTGCTTGCCGCAATCGCGTTCGGGCCGGTCCTGGCAATGTACGGTGCCGTTGCGATCTTCGTCGGTTCGGTCACCATCGATGTGGTACTTGAAGGCATCCCGGTCGAGAAGGCCGCATTCATCATCTCGGACCAGAACGACGCGATCGCGCAGGCGATCGTTCATGAGATGGGCCGAGGCGCCACGATGCTGCAGGCCACCGGAGTATGGACCGGCGATGAGCGCCGGATGCTGTTCGTGGTGCTCTCTCGCAACGAGATCGACTCGCTCAAACGGGTTGTCGCGACCCTTGACCCGACTGCTATGGTCGTCATAAGTGATGTGCACGAGACCATCGGCGAGGGATTCAAGGCCATGCCTGGGTAG
- a CDS encoding polysaccharide deacetylase family protein, translating into MNYGRQRGQGGHVPWDGDEGFDSAAWAAERAAARERRRSAERRKRQVRGFAGVVVLLLIAGAGAGAVKNSLGSDEPRYEFEDVAGEATPTPPAAGAAETPELVPVTQTQKPTPEPAHDAPDPVAAAAVQYPGAPAVEPEVIQSANPAEKLVAITIDDGIPIDERLLDLLIDRDVPVTTFLLGQAVVSRRTLVKRMHDAGFEIATHGWDHDSFTKMSESEMRSQLKRTQDAITDITGDQAPYFRPPYGARNDTVDRIAAERGYRVVLWDASFVDTYKNATPEYSMNKALKNLHPGSIILCHWGRPATYGAMRLLLDELDRRGYRAVTLSELLAAPEEEMR; encoded by the coding sequence GTGAACTACGGGCGCCAGCGGGGACAGGGCGGTCACGTTCCGTGGGACGGAGATGAGGGCTTCGACTCCGCCGCGTGGGCGGCCGAGCGCGCCGCGGCTCGCGAACGACGGCGTAGCGCCGAGAGGCGCAAGCGCCAAGTTCGAGGCTTTGCGGGCGTCGTGGTACTGCTCCTGATTGCTGGCGCAGGCGCAGGGGCGGTCAAGAACTCGTTGGGCTCCGACGAGCCACGCTACGAGTTCGAAGATGTCGCCGGGGAAGCGACCCCGACGCCACCGGCCGCCGGTGCCGCGGAGACACCGGAGCTCGTGCCCGTCACCCAGACCCAGAAGCCGACGCCCGAGCCTGCCCATGATGCGCCGGACCCCGTCGCAGCGGCTGCGGTTCAGTACCCCGGTGCCCCCGCGGTCGAGCCCGAAGTGATCCAATCGGCCAATCCGGCCGAGAAGCTGGTCGCGATCACGATAGACGACGGGATCCCGATTGATGAGCGCCTCCTTGACCTGCTGATCGACAGGGATGTTCCGGTCACCACATTCTTGCTGGGCCAGGCCGTGGTCTCGCGTCGGACCCTCGTGAAGCGGATGCACGATGCCGGCTTCGAGATTGCGACGCACGGCTGGGACCACGACAGCTTCACCAAGATGTCGGAGTCTGAGATGCGGTCGCAGTTGAAGCGCACCCAAGACGCCATCACCGACATCACCGGTGACCAAGCGCCGTACTTCCGGCCACCCTACGGGGCCCGCAACGATACCGTCGACCGCATCGCGGCCGAGCGCGGCTACCGTGTCGTCCTGTGGGATGCGTCATTCGTCGATACCTACAAGAACGCAACCCCTGAGTACAGCATGAACAAGGCGCTCAAGAACCTGCACCCCGGTTCCATCATCTTGTGCCACTGGGGACGGCCCGCCACGTACGGCGCGATGAGGCTGCTGCTCGATGAGCTGGACCGGCGGGGGTATCGCGCCGTGACGCTTTCCGAACTCCTCGCGGCGCCCGAAGAAGAGATGCGCTGA